A single genomic interval of Amycolatopsis albispora harbors:
- a CDS encoding HAD family hydrolase — translation MIARPPVEAVLLDAGGVLIMPASEAVLSILRAAGARADERLLDRVHYLATAVNDACPPRDRGRYLRAFARGCGIGDDRLNGVVAELGAAINGPNWTRGVPGAVEAVRKLGALPVSVGVVSNSVGVVAGQLRRAGICQVGPGPGTPVAVVIDSALVGIAKPDPAIFRLALRQLRASPERAVYVGDTARIDVDGALAAGLRPLHLDPHGDCPDPPGRHEHLRCLDDLAAWVSAHGR, via the coding sequence GTGATCGCCAGGCCACCGGTGGAAGCCGTGTTGCTGGACGCGGGCGGGGTGCTCATCATGCCCGCCTCCGAAGCCGTGCTCTCGATCCTGCGCGCGGCGGGAGCGCGGGCCGACGAACGCCTCCTCGACCGCGTGCACTACCTGGCCACAGCGGTGAACGACGCCTGCCCACCCCGCGACCGCGGGCGGTACCTGCGGGCGTTCGCACGCGGATGCGGGATCGGCGACGACCGGCTCAACGGGGTCGTTGCCGAACTCGGCGCTGCGATCAACGGGCCGAACTGGACACGCGGCGTGCCCGGGGCGGTCGAGGCGGTGCGGAAGCTGGGCGCGCTCCCGGTTTCGGTGGGCGTGGTGTCGAACTCCGTCGGCGTGGTCGCCGGGCAACTGCGGCGGGCCGGCATCTGCCAGGTGGGTCCCGGTCCGGGCACGCCGGTGGCGGTGGTGATCGATTCGGCACTGGTCGGGATCGCCAAGCCGGATCCGGCGATCTTCCGCCTGGCACTCCGGCAGCTGCGCGCTTCGCCGGAGCGGGCGGTCTACGTCGGCGACACCGCCCGCATCGACGTGGACGGCGCGCTGGCGGCGGGCCTCCGGCCGCTGCACCTCGACCCGCACGGTGACTGTCCCGACCCGCCGGGGCGGCACGAACACCTGCGATGCCTGGACGACCTCGCCGCCTGGGTCAGCGCGCATGGCCGGTGA
- a CDS encoding MFS transporter: MAGDAAPNRWVLLAVSLVAWAAGATAVFQLSLVLPALRAETGMSLALAGALVGTANGGLTVALLGWGVFADRFGDRRAMATGLVLCAGCLCAAAGTRSVPVLFGAFALAGVTAAAVYAPSGRSVVRGFPARQRALALGLTQTSTPLSSALAAAVVPGVAARQGLPALWLGVAGLCVLAAALVLVFGGQPRAESDRSGPAGEPAAPAVMARMYGACALLVLPQSALLTFTVSYLVDDRGWTPAGAGWLLSGGLLLTVLTRPVLGHLSDRGGSRLGLMRAFAVGNAVVLALLVAGVLSGTGWAPAALLIACVSTVTGYGLASTAVAGFAAHARLGRALGIQHTVQSLVATAGPVLLGGLIGTAGYAAAFAAVAVAPVAGGALLPVGAERRRQHPHPRQQCSRSSADGVPVSMAWWTRRR, from the coding sequence ATGGCCGGTGACGCCGCGCCGAACCGCTGGGTACTGCTCGCGGTCAGCCTGGTCGCGTGGGCGGCCGGGGCCACCGCGGTGTTCCAGCTTTCACTGGTGCTGCCCGCATTGCGCGCGGAGACCGGGATGTCGCTGGCGCTGGCGGGGGCGCTGGTCGGCACCGCCAACGGCGGGCTCACCGTGGCCCTGCTGGGCTGGGGTGTGTTCGCCGATCGCTTCGGGGACCGGCGTGCCATGGCCACCGGCCTCGTCCTCTGCGCGGGGTGCCTGTGCGCGGCGGCGGGCACCCGTTCCGTTCCGGTGCTCTTCGGTGCTTTCGCCCTCGCCGGGGTGACCGCGGCCGCGGTGTACGCGCCGAGCGGACGGTCGGTGGTGCGCGGCTTTCCCGCCCGGCAGCGGGCACTCGCCCTCGGCCTGACCCAGACTTCGACACCGCTCAGCTCGGCGCTGGCGGCCGCGGTGGTGCCGGGGGTCGCGGCACGGCAGGGCCTGCCCGCGCTGTGGCTGGGCGTGGCCGGGCTCTGCGTCCTGGCGGCGGCACTGGTGCTGGTGTTCGGCGGACAGCCACGCGCGGAGAGCGACCGGTCCGGTCCGGCGGGCGAACCGGCTGCTCCCGCGGTCATGGCCCGGATGTACGGGGCCTGTGCCTTGCTGGTGCTGCCGCAGTCGGCACTACTCACCTTCACCGTCAGCTACCTGGTCGATGATCGGGGCTGGACCCCGGCGGGGGCTGGGTGGCTGCTCAGCGGCGGGCTGCTGCTCACCGTGCTCACCCGGCCGGTGCTCGGCCACCTGTCCGACCGCGGCGGCTCCCGGCTGGGGTTGATGCGGGCTTTCGCCGTCGGCAACGCCGTGGTGCTGGCCCTGCTGGTGGCCGGCGTGCTGAGCGGTACCGGATGGGCTCCGGCCGCGTTGCTGATCGCCTGCGTGTCCACGGTGACCGGCTACGGCCTGGCGTCCACGGCGGTGGCCGGATTCGCCGCGCACGCCAGGCTCGGCCGGGCACTGGGAATCCAGCACACCGTCCAGAGCCTGGTGGCGACCGCGGGTCCGGTGCTGCTGGGCGGGCTCATCGGTACCGCCGGATACGCCGCGGCGTTCGCCGCCGTCGCGGTCGCCCCGGTGGCCGGTGGCGCGCTGTTGCCGGTGGGCGCCGAACGCCGGCGACAGCATCCTCACCCGCGCCAGCAGTGCTCCAGGAGCTCCGCGGACGGGGTGCCGGTGAGCATGGCCTGGTGGACCCGTCGCAGGTAG
- a CDS encoding class II aldolase/adducin family protein has translation MRYEAERQLLVETIGDMARWGLIETTGGGLSVRADNGDIIVTATGSAFARWKVSPRDMTVISATGELRERTGGVAPVGALIHMAAYEMFPDCRAIVHAHNAYVLAFASLGMGVPSCVNQLDTLGEVPCLVADDTAVKGGVLSGESDRPPVELPDGIAQRPEIAAVDTYQLIPQLKEKLGPRAGELKRHGLACVLYRHGAFVFARGLTEAVENLARVEMSARTAVFQAILRGGLAGVEPNLLFPEAAASTKQFADA, from the coding sequence ATGCGGTACGAAGCCGAACGGCAACTGCTCGTCGAGACCATCGGGGACATGGCCCGCTGGGGCCTGATCGAAACCACCGGCGGCGGGCTGAGCGTGCGTGCGGACAACGGCGACATCATCGTCACCGCCACCGGCTCGGCCTTCGCGCGCTGGAAGGTCAGCCCGCGCGACATGACGGTCATCTCGGCCACCGGCGAACTGCGGGAGCGCACCGGGGGAGTCGCTCCGGTGGGTGCGCTGATCCACATGGCCGCCTACGAGATGTTCCCCGACTGCCGCGCCATCGTGCACGCGCACAACGCCTACGTGCTGGCTTTCGCCTCACTGGGCATGGGCGTTCCGTCCTGTGTCAACCAGCTCGACACGCTCGGGGAGGTGCCCTGCTTGGTCGCCGATGACACCGCGGTCAAGGGCGGGGTGCTCAGCGGGGAATCCGACCGGCCGCCGGTGGAGTTGCCCGACGGGATCGCCCAGCGGCCGGAGATCGCCGCGGTCGACACCTACCAGCTGATCCCCCAGCTGAAGGAGAAGCTGGGCCCGCGAGCGGGAGAACTCAAGCGGCACGGCCTGGCGTGCGTGCTCTACCGGCACGGTGCGTTCGTGTTCGCGCGCGGCCTGACCGAGGCGGTCGAAAACCTGGCGCGGGTGGAAATGAGCGCGCGCACCGCGGTGTTCCAGGCGATCCTGCGTGGCGGACTGGCCGGGGTCGAGCCGAACCTGCTGTTCCCGGAAGCCGCGGCGAGCACCAAGCAGTTCGCGGATGCCTGA
- a CDS encoding glycoside hydrolase family 5 protein, with the protein MPRSFSSVTLGAGINLGNALDTADEHALGLPRRYFDEIKAAGFDTIRLPVAWSAHAEQAAPYTIREDFFQRVDQAVDQALARDLNVVLNVHHYHELNHVPDAQTDRFLALWRQIAPRYVDRPELLHFELLNEPRAAMTAQRWNALLSQALAAVRESSPERAVLIGPAEMNDISALSKLELPDDDHLVATVHYYAPFEFTHQGAPWVENSAPWLGTTWGGEADRKTVSEDLAVAAAWADAHAVPLFIGEFGAYERADMDSRVRWTAWVRAEAERLRIGWAYWEFGTDFGAYARETDTWREPLRRALIAE; encoded by the coding sequence ATGCCGCGCTCGTTCTCGTCCGTGACGCTCGGAGCGGGGATCAACCTGGGCAACGCCCTGGACACCGCCGACGAGCACGCGCTTGGGTTGCCGCGGCGGTATTTCGACGAGATCAAGGCCGCCGGGTTCGACACGATCCGGTTGCCGGTGGCGTGGTCGGCGCACGCCGAACAGGCCGCTCCCTACACCATCAGAGAGGACTTCTTCCAACGCGTCGACCAAGCGGTCGATCAGGCACTGGCACGGGATCTGAACGTCGTGCTCAACGTGCACCACTATCACGAACTCAACCACGTGCCCGACGCGCAGACGGACCGGTTTCTGGCATTGTGGCGGCAGATCGCTCCACGCTACGTCGATCGTCCAGAGCTCCTTCATTTCGAGTTGCTCAACGAGCCTCGTGCCGCCATGACCGCGCAGCGGTGGAACGCCCTGCTATCCCAGGCCTTGGCCGCCGTACGGGAATCAAGTCCAGAACGCGCGGTGCTCATCGGGCCGGCGGAGATGAACGACATCAGCGCTCTTTCGAAGCTCGAACTGCCCGACGACGACCACTTGGTGGCGACGGTCCACTACTACGCCCCGTTCGAGTTCACCCACCAGGGCGCGCCCTGGGTCGAGAACTCCGCCCCGTGGCTCGGCACGACGTGGGGTGGTGAAGCCGACCGGAAGACCGTGAGCGAGGACCTTGCCGTAGCGGCGGCCTGGGCGGACGCTCACGCGGTTCCGCTGTTCATCGGCGAGTTCGGCGCATACGAGCGGGCGGATATGGATTCCCGTGTCCGCTGGACCGCCTGGGTACGGGCGGAAGCAGAGCGTCTGCGGATCGGCTGGGCCTATTGGGAGTTCGGCACCGACTTCGGTGCCTATGCCCGCGAGACCGATACCTGGCGGGAGCCCCTGCGGCGAGCTTTGATCGCCGAGTAG
- a CDS encoding UDP-glucose dehydrogenase family protein, which produces MRITVIGTGYLGATHAACMAELGFEVLGMDTDSEKVAALSAGLPPFYEPGLADLLRRQVNSGRLRFTDSYLDIRAFTAGAPAVHFLCVGTPQRPGADSADLRFVERALDDLIPQLTASGLVVGKSTVPVGTAERLAARIGARAELAWNPEFLREGFAIGDTLAPARLVFGVRTARAERLLRQVYRGALTRGVPLVVTDLATAELVKVSANAFLSTKISFINAMAEVCEATGADVTQLAQALSHDPRIGGQYLRPGLGFGGGCLPKDIRAFLARGNELGVERTLTFLREVDAINLRRRARMVDLTREQCGGSFRGKRVAAWGAAFKPGSDDVRDSPALSVAASIQLQGAEVTVYDPKAVDNAHRHFPELGYADSALEAATGADVVLHLTDWPEFQELDPALVGAVTTRRRLVDGRNTLDDQRWRAAGWTVRALGRPDRTVRAKAVGRFRGPVLSRPPDRSAPPPRRP; this is translated from the coding sequence ATGCGAATCACCGTTATCGGCACCGGTTACCTCGGCGCCACGCACGCGGCCTGCATGGCCGAGCTGGGTTTCGAAGTGCTCGGCATGGACACCGATTCGGAAAAGGTGGCCGCGCTTTCGGCAGGTCTGCCCCCATTCTACGAACCGGGCCTTGCCGATCTGCTCCGACGGCAGGTCAATTCCGGCAGGCTGCGGTTCACCGACTCATACCTGGACATCCGCGCCTTCACCGCCGGTGCGCCGGCCGTGCATTTCCTGTGCGTCGGAACACCGCAAAGACCGGGCGCCGATTCGGCCGATCTCCGCTTCGTCGAAAGGGCGCTCGACGACCTGATCCCCCAGCTGACGGCATCCGGCCTGGTCGTCGGCAAGTCCACGGTGCCGGTGGGCACGGCGGAGCGGCTGGCGGCCCGCATCGGGGCGCGCGCCGAACTGGCCTGGAATCCCGAGTTCCTGCGCGAAGGATTCGCCATCGGCGACACGCTCGCACCGGCCCGGCTGGTCTTCGGTGTGCGCACCGCGCGGGCCGAACGCCTGCTACGACAGGTCTACCGCGGCGCGCTCACCCGTGGCGTACCACTGGTGGTGACCGATCTCGCCACCGCGGAACTGGTCAAGGTCTCCGCGAACGCCTTCCTCTCCACCAAGATCTCCTTCATCAACGCGATGGCCGAGGTCTGCGAAGCCACCGGGGCCGACGTGACCCAGCTCGCGCAGGCGCTGTCCCACGACCCGCGCATCGGCGGGCAGTACCTGCGGCCCGGCCTCGGTTTCGGCGGCGGCTGCCTGCCCAAGGACATCCGCGCGTTCCTGGCCAGGGGGAACGAACTCGGCGTCGAACGGACACTGACCTTCCTCCGCGAAGTCGACGCGATCAACCTGCGGCGCCGGGCGCGGATGGTGGACCTCACCCGCGAGCAGTGCGGTGGTTCGTTCCGGGGCAAGCGCGTGGCGGCCTGGGGAGCCGCGTTCAAGCCGGGGTCGGACGACGTCCGCGACTCGCCGGCGCTGAGCGTTGCCGCGTCGATCCAGCTGCAGGGCGCCGAGGTCACCGTGTACGACCCGAAGGCGGTGGACAACGCCCACAGGCACTTCCCGGAGCTGGGCTACGCGGACTCGGCACTCGAAGCGGCGACCGGCGCGGACGTGGTGCTGCACCTGACCGACTGGCCGGAGTTCCAGGAGCTGGACCCAGCACTCGTGGGCGCGGTGACGACCCGGCGCCGCCTCGTCGACGGTCGCAACACCCTCGACGACCAGCGCTGGCGCGCGGCCGGATGGACGGTGCGGGCGCTGGGCCGTCCCGACCGCACCGTCCGGGCGAAGGCAGTCGGCCGGTTCCGCGGACCGGTGCTCAGCCGGCCACCCGACCGTTCCGCACCACCACCACGCCGTCCTTGA
- a CDS encoding DUF7677 family protein produces the protein MTSKLSHGTSGALRTFAFWVANGTVGHPLLDDIDYWDALRESPSYLEMTFAIFANVLEIDDDGEPVNAKHAERRAAAYIYQYMTGHLPEGEPPFQAWETALY, from the coding sequence ATGACGTCGAAACTGTCGCACGGAACCTCCGGGGCGCTACGCACCTTCGCGTTCTGGGTCGCCAACGGCACGGTCGGCCACCCGCTACTCGACGACATCGACTACTGGGACGCTCTGCGGGAATCCCCGAGTTATCTGGAAATGACCTTCGCGATCTTCGCGAACGTTCTGGAAATCGACGATGACGGTGAACCGGTGAACGCCAAGCACGCCGAACGCCGGGCAGCCGCCTACATCTACCAGTACATGACCGGCCACCTGCCCGAAGGCGAACCACCATTCCAAGCGTGGGAAACCGCGCTCTACTAA
- a CDS encoding NUDIX domain-containing protein produces the protein MPDPAAESAYYAQLARTRGAAGAVQLDEADRVLLVRPGNKPVWDLPGGVVEAAESPMAACVREVREELGITPVLERLVGVVWFPPWPHRPPSNLFVFAGRLPGPARVAIRPAPDEIADFGFFPVSALPAVEPHTERRVRECVRGFLGGGTVYFEEPTKPVWYADTVVSDPP, from the coding sequence ATGCCTGATCCGGCCGCCGAAAGCGCGTACTACGCGCAACTCGCCCGCACCCGCGGGGCCGCCGGTGCCGTGCAGCTCGACGAAGCCGACCGGGTGCTGCTGGTCCGGCCGGGGAACAAGCCGGTCTGGGACCTGCCGGGTGGCGTGGTCGAGGCAGCGGAGTCGCCGATGGCCGCCTGCGTGCGGGAAGTGCGCGAGGAACTCGGCATCACCCCGGTCCTCGAGCGCCTGGTCGGGGTGGTGTGGTTCCCGCCGTGGCCACACCGCCCGCCGTCGAACCTGTTCGTGTTCGCCGGGCGGCTGCCGGGACCGGCGCGGGTGGCCATCCGGCCGGCACCGGACGAGATCGCCGACTTCGGCTTCTTCCCGGTGTCCGCACTGCCCGCGGTGGAACCGCACACCGAGCGCCGGGTGCGGGAATGCGTCCGCGGTTTTCTCGGTGGTGGCACGGTCTACTTCGAGGAGCCGACCAAGCCCGTCTGGTACGCGGACACCGTAGTGAGCGATCCGCCGTGA
- a CDS encoding DUF1330 domain-containing protein, with protein MAKGYWVSVYPTITDPEGLDVYNELAGVAVKAAGGRLLAGIGSRVVAHEAGIAERVVLIEFDSFEQAVAAYESAAYQKALAELPDGFERDFRIIEGLD; from the coding sequence GTGGCCAAGGGTTACTGGGTCAGCGTCTACCCCACCATCACCGACCCTGAAGGACTCGATGTCTACAACGAACTGGCCGGTGTGGCTGTCAAGGCCGCGGGCGGGCGGTTGCTCGCCGGCATCGGCAGCCGGGTCGTCGCACACGAAGCCGGAATCGCGGAGCGCGTTGTCCTGATCGAGTTCGACAGCTTCGAACAGGCCGTCGCCGCATATGAGAGTGCGGCATACCAGAAGGCGCTGGCCGAACTCCCCGACGGCTTCGAGCGCGACTTCCGCATCATCGAAGGCCTCGACTGA
- a CDS encoding FAD-dependent oxidoreductase produces MSDAPTAVVVGAGIVGASIAHELVHRGWTVTIVEQYAPAHVRASSHDSSRVLRLSYGGGREIDVWYTRRAWRARQLWQEIGEDEGTELFHSVGVVWFARGTAEFEERSARSLEALDLPVERLPPEAAREFFPDVRCDDLEFVVHEPRSGVLRARPAVLALVRRALRKGARLRIATARPDERGRAVADGGPLPADRTVWAGGPWLGRWFPHLLEIEAVRQNVFYYGVEPHWRTPGLPVWVDGGAYGVGDLDDSGFKVGGALGEAPVIDPDLADRRPDPDAEQIARSVLANRFPALAGAPLVSRHVCQYELTTDQHFVLTPVPGGGGGWLAGGGGHAFKFGPALGEYVADLLEGREQPLPAFGLGPREKFESQESATPGQLARQHR; encoded by the coding sequence ATGTCTGACGCACCCACGGCGGTGGTGGTCGGTGCCGGGATCGTCGGCGCGTCCATCGCGCACGAGCTGGTCCACCGCGGGTGGACGGTCACCATCGTCGAGCAGTACGCGCCGGCGCACGTGCGGGCATCCAGCCACGACAGCTCCCGGGTGCTCCGGCTGTCCTACGGCGGCGGCCGGGAGATCGACGTCTGGTACACGCGCCGGGCCTGGCGGGCCAGGCAGTTGTGGCAGGAAATCGGTGAAGACGAAGGAACCGAGCTGTTCCACAGCGTTGGTGTGGTCTGGTTCGCCAGGGGCACCGCCGAGTTCGAGGAGCGCAGCGCGCGCAGTCTGGAGGCGCTGGACCTGCCGGTTGAGCGCCTGCCGCCGGAGGCGGCCCGCGAGTTCTTCCCCGACGTGCGGTGTGACGACCTCGAATTCGTGGTGCACGAACCGAGGAGCGGAGTGCTGCGGGCGCGACCCGCCGTGCTGGCGCTGGTGCGTCGTGCGCTGCGGAAAGGCGCCCGGTTGCGGATCGCCACGGCGAGGCCGGACGAGCGCGGGCGGGCGGTCGCGGACGGCGGGCCGCTGCCCGCCGACCGGACCGTGTGGGCCGGTGGGCCGTGGCTTGGCCGCTGGTTCCCCCACCTGCTGGAGATCGAAGCCGTCCGGCAGAACGTCTTCTACTACGGGGTGGAACCGCACTGGCGCACGCCCGGCCTCCCGGTGTGGGTGGACGGCGGTGCCTACGGCGTCGGCGACCTCGACGACAGCGGGTTCAAGGTGGGCGGCGCGCTCGGCGAGGCACCCGTGATCGACCCCGACCTCGCCGACCGGCGTCCCGATCCGGACGCCGAGCAGATCGCCAGGAGCGTACTGGCCAACCGGTTTCCCGCACTGGCCGGTGCACCGCTGGTGTCGCGCCACGTCTGCCAGTACGAACTCACCACCGACCAGCACTTCGTGCTCACGCCGGTCCCCGGTGGCGGTGGTGGCTGGCTGGCCGGGGGTGGCGGGCACGCGTTCAAGTTCGGGCCCGCACTCGGCGAATACGTGGCCGACCTGCTCGAAGGACGGGAACAACCGTTGCCTGCCTTCGGATTGGGGCCACGGGAGAAGTTCGAAAGCCAGGAGAGCGCCACCCCGGGACAGCTCGCCCGCCAGCACCGCTGA
- a CDS encoding aldo/keto reductase, translating to MEHIRLGTSGLTVSRICLGMMSYGSPSTKDWMLGEDAAEPIVRQAVESGVTFFDTADMYSDGGSELITGRLLAKLFPRRDDYVLATKVYFPMGTGPNNKGLSRKHIMAAIDASLDRLGVDHVDLYQIHRWDQETPIEETMNALNDVVLAGKARYIGASSMFAWQFAKAQHTAETHGWTRFISMQNHYNLVYREEEREMIPLCLDQGVGIIPWSPLARGLLTGSRERGGAQTTVRSGSDPIADTMYTDDDFDVVDAVRAIAAKRGLPPAQIALAWLLDRPGVTAPIIGATRTRHLQDAVAAVHIRLSEDEVTTLQAPYRPHAVLGHH from the coding sequence ATGGAACACATCCGGCTGGGCACCTCCGGCCTCACCGTGTCCCGAATCTGCCTCGGCATGATGAGCTACGGCAGTCCCAGCACAAAGGACTGGATGCTCGGCGAGGACGCCGCGGAGCCGATCGTCCGGCAGGCCGTCGAGTCGGGAGTGACTTTCTTCGACACCGCGGACATGTACTCCGACGGGGGCAGCGAGCTGATCACCGGGCGGTTGCTCGCCAAGCTGTTCCCCCGCCGCGACGACTACGTGCTGGCCACCAAGGTCTACTTCCCGATGGGAACCGGCCCGAACAACAAGGGCTTGTCCCGCAAGCACATCATGGCCGCCATCGACGCCTCGCTCGACCGGCTGGGCGTAGACCACGTCGACCTGTACCAGATACACCGCTGGGACCAGGAGACACCGATCGAGGAGACCATGAACGCGCTCAACGACGTGGTCTTGGCCGGCAAGGCCAGGTACATCGGCGCGTCGAGCATGTTCGCCTGGCAGTTCGCCAAGGCACAACACACCGCCGAGACACACGGCTGGACGAGGTTCATCTCGATGCAAAACCACTACAACCTCGTCTACCGCGAGGAGGAACGGGAGATGATCCCACTCTGCCTCGACCAGGGCGTCGGCATCATTCCGTGGAGCCCACTGGCACGCGGCCTGCTGACCGGCTCCCGCGAACGCGGCGGTGCGCAGACCACCGTCCGATCCGGCTCCGACCCCATCGCCGACACCATGTACACCGACGACGACTTCGACGTGGTCGACGCGGTACGCGCGATCGCCGCCAAGCGTGGCCTGCCGCCGGCGCAGATCGCGCTGGCCTGGCTGCTCGACCGACCCGGCGTCACCGCACCGATCATCGGAGCGACCAGAACACGGCACCTGCAGGACGCGGTCGCCGCAGTACACATACGACTGAGCGAGGACGAGGTGACCACCCTGCAGGCACCGTACCGACCACACGCCGTGCTCGGCCACCACTGA
- a CDS encoding GntP family permease, with protein MRAEDLRPLTGRYPLRPPLLLVWLVAAVLHIAMGSLGVPVVLIALAACSGALFLPHVSSNFFWMFQSLHTVAMTLASVISRPIVLLLDVVR; from the coding sequence GTGCGTGCTGAGGACCTGCGGCCCCTGACCGGGCGCTACCCGCTGCGCCCGCCGCTGCTGCTGGTCTGGCTGGTGGCCGCGGTGCTGCACATCGCGATGGGCTCGCTGGGGGTGCCGGTGGTGCTGATCGCGCTCGCCGCCTGCTCCGGGGCGCTGTTCCTGCCGCACGTCAGCAGCAACTTCTTCTGGATGTTCCAGTCGCTGCACACGGTGGCCATGACGCTGGCCTCGGTGATCTCACGGCCGATCGTGCTGCTGCTCGACGTCGTGCGCTGA
- the serC gene encoding phosphoserine transaminase: MVVTGESEFSIPDALLPADGRFGCGPAKVRPEQVSALARRAADFLGTSCRRGAVRGLVGRIRTGLAELFALPEGYQVVLGNGGATAFWNIATYGLIRERAQHLSFGEFSARFASVDRHTPWLAEPSVLECAAGRYPEPRAERGVDAYALTHNETSTGVVMPVRRVPGADDDALVLVDGTSAAGGLPVVPEEFDVYYFAPQKCFGADGGLWVALMSPAAVARAERLVADGRYVPEFFSLPVAIEHSARDLVFNTPSVSGLFLFAEQIEWLLGIGGLDAAASRARKSASVLYGWAEAARWAAPFVAEPGCRSPLVATIEFAPHIDAARLVAGLRAHGIVDLEPHRKFGHNQVRVGLFPAIETADVEALVACVEHAVEQLGRAAGRGRRSDV; the protein is encoded by the coding sequence GTGGTCGTCACCGGCGAAAGTGAATTCAGCATCCCGGACGCGTTGCTGCCCGCCGATGGGCGATTCGGGTGCGGCCCCGCCAAAGTCCGCCCGGAACAGGTGAGCGCCCTGGCTCGCCGTGCCGCGGACTTCCTCGGCACCTCCTGCCGCCGGGGTGCGGTACGCGGGCTGGTCGGCCGGATTCGCACCGGGCTGGCGGAACTGTTCGCCCTGCCGGAGGGGTACCAGGTCGTGCTGGGCAACGGCGGTGCCACGGCGTTCTGGAACATCGCGACGTACGGGCTGATCCGGGAGCGGGCGCAGCACCTGTCCTTCGGCGAGTTCTCCGCCCGGTTCGCCTCGGTTGACCGCCACACGCCGTGGCTGGCCGAGCCGTCGGTGCTCGAGTGCGCGGCGGGCCGCTACCCGGAGCCTCGTGCGGAACGCGGTGTCGACGCGTATGCCTTGACCCACAACGAAACCTCCACGGGCGTGGTGATGCCGGTCCGCCGTGTCCCCGGCGCCGACGACGATGCGCTCGTCCTCGTCGACGGGACCAGCGCGGCCGGCGGGCTGCCCGTGGTACCGGAGGAATTCGACGTCTACTACTTCGCGCCGCAGAAGTGCTTCGGTGCCGACGGCGGACTGTGGGTCGCGTTGATGTCGCCTGCCGCGGTGGCCCGCGCCGAGCGGCTGGTGGCCGACGGGCGCTACGTACCGGAGTTCTTCAGCCTTCCGGTCGCCATCGAGCACTCCGCGCGCGACCTCGTCTTCAACACCCCTTCGGTTTCCGGGCTTTTCCTGTTCGCCGAGCAGATCGAATGGCTGCTCGGGATCGGCGGGCTCGACGCCGCCGCGTCCCGGGCGCGGAAATCGGCTTCGGTGCTGTACGGCTGGGCCGAGGCAGCGCGCTGGGCGGCACCGTTCGTGGCCGAGCCCGGCTGCCGGTCGCCACTGGTGGCCACGATCGAGTTCGCCCCGCACATCGACGCCGCTCGCCTGGTCGCCGGGCTGCGAGCACACGGGATCGTCGATCTGGAGCCACACCGGAAGTTCGGCCACAACCAGGTGCGCGTGGGCTTGTTCCCGGCGATCGAGACCGCCGACGTCGAGGCGCTGGTGGCCTGCGTCGAGCACGCCGTCGAACAGCTCGGCCGGGCGGCCGGGCGGGGAAGGAGGTCCGATGTCTGA